In a single window of the Streptomyces sp. NBC_00353 genome:
- the ftsY gene encoding signal recognition particle-docking protein FtsY — protein MEFVILAVVIAALVVVGLVSGLVVSGRKKRQLPPAPSSTPTLTPPAEPHVGEEAETPREEPRRTIEEAGPPDAQAPVAEAPAVAEPEAPAAPALEIPEPTAGRLVRLRARLARSQSTLGKGLLTLLSRDNLDEDTWEEIEDTLLTADVGVAPTQELVERLRERVRVLGTRTPEGLRTLLREELLALLGTDFDRAVKTESGVDTPGVVMVVGVNGTGKTTTTGKLARVLVADGRSVVLGAADTFRAAAADQLQTWGERVGARTVRGPEGGDPASIAFDAVKEGIAEGADVVLIDTAGRLHTKTGLMDELGKVKRVVEKHGPLDEILLVLDATTGQNGLVQARVFAEVVDITGIVLTKLDGTAKGGIVIAVQRELGVPVKLVGLGEGPDDLAPFEPEAFVDALIGD, from the coding sequence ATGGAATTCGTCATCCTTGCTGTAGTCATCGCCGCCCTGGTCGTGGTCGGCCTGGTCAGCGGGCTCGTGGTCAGCGGCCGTAAGAAGAGGCAGCTGCCCCCGGCACCGTCGAGCACGCCGACCCTCACTCCTCCCGCCGAACCCCATGTCGGCGAGGAAGCCGAGACACCGCGCGAGGAACCGCGCCGCACCATCGAGGAGGCCGGTCCCCCCGACGCCCAGGCTCCCGTCGCGGAAGCCCCGGCAGTCGCCGAGCCGGAGGCACCCGCTGCCCCCGCGCTCGAGATCCCCGAGCCCACCGCGGGCCGTCTCGTACGGCTGCGTGCCCGGCTCGCCCGTTCACAGAGCACCCTTGGCAAGGGGCTCCTCACGCTCCTGTCCCGCGACAATCTGGACGAGGACACCTGGGAGGAGATCGAGGACACCCTGCTGACCGCCGACGTCGGCGTCGCACCCACCCAGGAGCTGGTGGAGCGGCTGCGCGAGCGCGTCCGCGTCCTCGGCACCCGTACCCCCGAGGGGCTGCGCACGCTGCTGCGCGAGGAGCTCCTCGCCCTGCTCGGCACCGACTTCGACCGTGCGGTCAAGACGGAGAGCGGTGTCGACACCCCCGGCGTCGTGATGGTCGTCGGTGTCAACGGCACCGGCAAGACCACCACCACGGGCAAGCTGGCCCGGGTCCTCGTCGCCGACGGCCGCAGTGTCGTGCTCGGCGCCGCCGACACGTTCCGTGCCGCCGCCGCCGACCAGCTGCAGACCTGGGGCGAGCGCGTCGGTGCCCGCACCGTCCGCGGACCCGAGGGCGGCGACCCGGCGTCGATCGCCTTCGACGCGGTGAAGGAAGGCATTGCCGAGGGCGCCGACGTCGTGCTCATCGACACCGCCGGCCGGCTGCACACCAAGACCGGGCTCATGGACGAGCTCGGCAAGGTCAAGCGTGTCGTCGAGAAGCACGGCCCGCTCGACGAGATCCTGCTCGTCCTCGACGCCACGACCGGGCAGAACGGCCTGGTTCAGGCCCGGGTGTTCGCCGAGGTCGTCGACATCACCGGCATCGTCCTCACCAAGTTGGACGGCACCGCCAAGGGCGGCATCGTCATCGCCGTCCAGCGCGAGCTGGGCGTACCGGTGAAGCTGGTG
- a CDS encoding purine-cytosine permease family protein yields METRGLEPVPDSERTGRVRTLFPTWAAANMTVLLLTVGAGLVVFSGLNFWQVLIVAATAPVVSYGLVGLVSVAGQRGGAPGMALSRAVFGQRGNLLPGALIWIARWGWETVNAVTGAYALLAVLDLLFSVRSTTGLVTAVLVAFVASSFLVSGLGAGALRECCTWSAYLFGGFSVLVLIHLGVGTDWRAVLDRPAGPTALMIAGIGTLAAGGISWVPSGPDFTRYLPRTTPGRAVVGATVGGAVLVSLPLVLMGAVMAVATPGLATSSDPVSFIGTLLPDWISVPYLLIAVVGMVLINAMSMYSAGFTAQTLGFTIPRTWAVGVNATISLLLGGLLIMATSGFIDPFVSFLTLLAVTFSAWIGVFGVDLLRGRTYDAAALLDTTSAGAYWYTGGFSVPAVAAWGSGLVVGLLLTAVEWFTGPLATTWIGRHGLGWAATIAVSGALYALLPRPAGAR; encoded by the coding sequence GTGGAGACCCGCGGCCTGGAACCCGTCCCCGACAGCGAGCGCACCGGTCGGGTCCGCACCCTCTTCCCCACCTGGGCCGCCGCCAATATGACCGTCCTGCTGCTCACCGTGGGCGCGGGGCTCGTCGTCTTCAGCGGCCTGAACTTCTGGCAGGTGCTGATCGTCGCCGCCACGGCACCGGTCGTCAGTTACGGACTGGTCGGCCTGGTCTCGGTCGCCGGGCAGCGGGGCGGCGCGCCAGGCATGGCCCTCTCCCGGGCCGTCTTCGGGCAGCGCGGCAATCTGCTGCCCGGTGCGCTGATCTGGATCGCCCGCTGGGGCTGGGAGACCGTGAACGCGGTCACCGGCGCGTACGCCCTGCTGGCCGTGCTCGATCTGCTGTTCTCCGTCCGCTCCACCACAGGCCTGGTCACGGCGGTGCTGGTGGCCTTCGTGGCGAGCAGCTTTCTGGTGTCCGGGCTCGGGGCGGGCGCACTGCGGGAGTGCTGCACCTGGTCGGCGTATCTGTTCGGCGGGTTCAGCGTCCTCGTGCTGATCCATCTGGGGGTCGGGACCGACTGGCGGGCCGTCCTGGACAGACCGGCCGGACCGACGGCGCTGATGATCGCCGGGATCGGCACCCTGGCGGCCGGTGGCATCAGCTGGGTGCCGTCCGGCCCGGACTTCACCCGCTATCTGCCGCGCACCACTCCCGGCAGGGCGGTGGTCGGGGCGACCGTGGGCGGTGCGGTGCTCGTCTCGCTGCCCTTGGTGCTGATGGGTGCGGTGATGGCGGTGGCCACTCCGGGCCTGGCCACCAGCAGCGATCCGGTCTCTTTCATCGGCACGCTGCTGCCGGACTGGATCTCGGTGCCGTATCTGCTGATTGCCGTGGTGGGAATGGTGCTGATCAACGCGATGTCGATGTATTCGGCCGGTTTCACCGCGCAGACGCTGGGATTCACGATCCCGCGCACCTGGGCGGTCGGGGTGAATGCCACCATCAGTCTCCTACTCGGCGGATTGCTGATAATGGCGACGAGTGGCTTTATCGATCCGTTCGTCTCCTTTCTGACGTTGCTCGCGGTGACGTTCTCCGCCTGGATCGGCGTCTTCGGCGTGGATCTGCTGCGGGGGCGTACGTACGATGCGGCGGCGCTGCTGGACACCACTTCCGCCGGCGCCTACTGGTACACGGGCGGCTTCTCCGTGCCCGCCGTGGCCGCGTGGGGTTCGGGGCTGGTGGTCGGGCTGCTGCTGACCGCCGTGGAGTGGTTCACCGGCCCGCTCGCCACCACCTGGATCGGGCGCCACGGTCTGGGCTGGGCGGCCACCATCGCCGTCTCCGGCGCCCTGTACGCCCTGCTGCCGCGCCCGGCCGGGGCGCGGTGA
- a CDS encoding LLM class flavin-dependent oxidoreductase, whose translation MAFTVVRFNLVDPAATPESLSARYRAALEMAAYADGHGVDTVQTEEHHGAADSWLPSPFVFAGSVFGATNRIAVTVSAIIGPLHDPLRLAEDIAVLDLLSGGRLVTVAGIGYRPEEYEQAGVEWGRRGRLQDELLETLLQAWTGEPFPYRGRTVQVTPRPCTQPHPLLLVGGSSRAAARRAARLGLPFFPSAHLPELEAYYHEQRAVHGTEGFCMMPAAETPLLHVSEDPDRTWAEYGQHFLHEARTYASWQSKDIRSAVRSAATTVAQLRDEGVYRIVTPQQLTALEADSLVLHPLCGGMPVEEGWRSLRLFCDALAR comes from the coding sequence ATGGCCTTCACAGTGGTCCGGTTCAATCTCGTCGATCCCGCCGCCACCCCCGAGTCCCTCTCGGCCCGCTACCGAGCGGCGCTGGAGATGGCCGCGTACGCCGACGGGCACGGCGTCGACACCGTGCAGACCGAGGAACACCACGGAGCCGCCGACTCCTGGCTGCCCTCCCCCTTCGTCTTCGCAGGATCGGTCTTCGGCGCCACGAACCGGATCGCGGTCACGGTCTCGGCGATCATCGGCCCGCTGCACGACCCGCTGCGGCTCGCGGAGGACATCGCGGTCCTCGATCTGCTGAGCGGGGGCCGGCTCGTGACGGTCGCAGGCATCGGATACCGGCCCGAGGAGTACGAACAGGCGGGCGTCGAGTGGGGCAGGCGCGGCCGACTCCAGGACGAGCTGCTGGAGACCCTGTTGCAGGCGTGGACCGGCGAACCGTTCCCGTACCGCGGCCGCACGGTCCAGGTCACTCCGCGCCCCTGTACCCAGCCGCACCCGCTGCTGCTGGTGGGGGGCAGCTCGCGGGCGGCGGCGCGGCGGGCGGCCCGGCTGGGGCTGCCGTTCTTCCCGAGCGCGCATCTGCCCGAACTGGAGGCGTACTACCACGAGCAGCGCGCGGTCCACGGCACGGAGGGGTTCTGCATGATGCCGGCGGCCGAGACGCCGTTGCTTCATGTCTCGGAGGATCCCGACCGGACCTGGGCCGAATACGGTCAGCACTTCCTGCACGAGGCACGGACGTACGCCTCCTGGCAGTCGAAGGACATCCGCTCGGCCGTACGTTCGGCGGCCACGACGGTGGCGCAGCTGCGGGACGAAGGGGTCTACCGGATCGTCACCCCGCAGCAGCTGACCGCACTGGAGGCGGACAGCCTGGTGCTGCATCCGCTGTGCGGTGGGATGCCGGTCGAGGAGGGATGGCGCAGCCTGCGGTTGTTCTGCGACGCACTCGCACGATGA
- a CDS encoding sugar porter family MFS transporter, with amino-acid sequence MTSTSQTPGSGARAAHPEHLGHVIFITAAAAMGGFLFGYDSAVINGAVEAIRDRYDIGSGTLAQVIAIALIGCAIGAATAGRIADRIGRIRCMRIASVLFTVSAVGSALPFALWDLAFWRIIGGFAIGMASVIGPAYIAEVSPAAYRGRLGSFQQAAIVIGIAISQLVNFGILQMADGKQRGTIGGLEAWQWMLGVMVVPALLYGLLSFAIPESPRFLISVGKRERAREILREVEGKTVDLDARVLEIETAMHREHKSTFKDLLGSRFGFLPIVWVGIGLSVFQQLVGINVAFYYSATLWQSVGIDPTDSFFWSFTTSIVNIIGTVIAMVLVDRIGRKPLALAGSAGMAIALAFEAWAFSADLVNGKLPTAQGVVALIAAHVFVLFFALSWGVVVWVFLGEMFPNRIRAAALGVAASAQWIANWAITASFPSLADWNLSGTYIIYTCFAVLSIPFVLKFVKETKGKALEEMG; translated from the coding sequence GTGACCAGCACATCGCAGACACCGGGATCCGGAGCCCGAGCAGCCCATCCGGAACACCTCGGCCACGTCATCTTCATCACGGCAGCCGCTGCGATGGGTGGCTTCCTCTTCGGCTACGACAGCGCCGTGATCAACGGCGCCGTCGAGGCGATCCGGGACCGCTACGACATCGGCTCCGGAACGCTTGCCCAGGTCATCGCCATCGCTCTGATCGGCTGCGCCATCGGCGCCGCCACGGCGGGCCGTATCGCCGACCGGATCGGCCGCATCCGGTGCATGCGGATCGCCTCGGTGCTGTTCACCGTCAGCGCAGTCGGCTCGGCGCTCCCGTTCGCCCTCTGGGATCTTGCCTTCTGGCGGATCATCGGCGGCTTCGCCATCGGTATGGCCTCGGTCATCGGCCCGGCCTACATCGCCGAGGTCTCGCCGGCCGCCTACCGTGGCCGGCTCGGCTCCTTCCAGCAGGCTGCGATCGTCATCGGCATCGCCATCTCGCAGCTGGTGAACTTCGGCATCCTGCAGATGGCCGACGGCAAGCAGCGCGGCACGATCGGCGGCCTGGAAGCCTGGCAGTGGATGCTCGGTGTGATGGTCGTTCCCGCGCTGCTGTACGGACTGCTGTCGTTCGCGATCCCCGAGTCGCCGCGGTTCCTGATCTCGGTCGGCAAGAGGGAGCGGGCCCGGGAGATCCTCCGTGAGGTCGAGGGCAAGACCGTCGACCTGGACGCCCGCGTCCTGGAGATCGAGACAGCCATGCACCGCGAGCACAAGTCCACCTTCAAGGACCTGCTCGGCAGCCGCTTCGGCTTCCTGCCGATCGTCTGGGTCGGTATCGGCCTCTCGGTCTTCCAGCAGCTCGTCGGCATCAACGTGGCGTTCTACTACTCGGCGACGCTGTGGCAGTCCGTCGGTATCGACCCGACCGACTCGTTCTTCTGGTCGTTCACCACATCGATCGTCAACATCATCGGTACGGTGATCGCGATGGTCCTGGTCGACCGTATCGGCCGCAAACCGCTCGCGCTGGCCGGCTCCGCCGGTATGGCGATCGCGCTGGCCTTCGAGGCCTGGGCCTTCTCCGCCGATCTGGTCAACGGCAAACTCCCGACCGCCCAGGGCGTCGTCGCCCTCATCGCGGCCCATGTCTTCGTGCTCTTCTTCGCCCTGTCGTGGGGTGTCGTGGTCTGGGTCTTCCTCGGCGAGATGTTCCCGAACAGGATCCGCGCCGCCGCACTCGGTGTCGCCGCCTCCGCCCAGTGGATCGCCAACTGGGCGATCACCGCGAGCTTCCCGAGCCTGGCCGACTGGAACCTGTCGGGCACCTACATCATCTACACATGCTTCGCCGTGCTCTCGATCCCCTTCGTGCTCAAGTTCGTGAAGGAGACCAAGGGCAAGGCGTTGGAGGAGATGGGCTAA
- the smc gene encoding chromosome segregation protein SMC, translating to MHLKALTLRGFKSFASATTLRFEPGITCVVGPNGSGKSNVVDALSWVMGEQGAKSLRGGKMEDVIFAGTTGRPPLGRAEVSLTIDNADGALPIEYAEVTITRIMFRNGGSEYQINGDTCRLLDIQELLSDSGIGREMHVIVGQGQLDSVLHADPMGRRAFIEEAAGVLKHRKRKEKALRKLDAMGANLARVQDLTDELRRQLKPLGRQAAVARRAAVIQADLRDARLRLLADDLMRLRNALRSEIADEAALKQRREAAEAELKAALAREAELEDEVRRLAPRLQRAQQTWYELSQLAERVRGTISLADARVKSATAAPEEERRGRDPEDMEREAARIREQEAELEAALEAAEHALEDTAAHRAELERELAAEERRLKDAARAIADRREGLARLTGQVNAARSRAGSAQAEIDRLAASRDEAQERAAAAQEEYEQLKAEVEGLDAGDAELGERHDAARRELAEAEAALSAAREAATGAERKRAAVAARHEALALGLRRKDGTGVLLASKDSLSGLLGPAAELLTVAPGHEVAVAAALGAAADAVAVTDPATAANAIRLLRKQDAGRAALLLGGAAGVGQVPGQGAPAHGVAGLAGASGPVPRAAGPDAPPAVADLVQGPAELMGAVRGLVRGMVVVPTLEDAEDLVAAHPELTAVTGEGDVLGAHFAHGGSAGAPSLLEVQASVDEAAAELAELAVRCAELAEAQRLAGERRSACAELVEELAERRRAAEREKSGVAQQLGRLAGQARGAAGEAERSAASAARAQDALERATEEAEELAERLLVAEEMPVEEEPDHSVRDRLAADGANARQTEMEARLQVRTHEERVKGLAGRADSLDRGARAEREARARAEQRRTRLRHEAAVASAVASGARQLLAHVEVSVVRAEEERVAAEAAKAERERELTAERGHGRELKGELDKLTDSVHRGEVLGAEKRLRIEQLEAKALEELGVEPAGLVGEYGPDQLVPPSPAAEGEELPEDPEHPRNQPKPFVRAEQEKRLKSAERAYQQLGKVNPLALEEFSALEERHKFLSEQLEDLKKTRADLMQVIKEVDERVEQVFTEAYRDTAREFEGVFSRLFPGGEGRLVLTDPDNMLATGVDVEARPPGKKVKRLSLLSGGERSLTAVALLVSIFKARPSPFYVMDEVEAALDDTNLQRLIRIMEELQESSQLIVITHQKRTMEVADALYGVSMQGDGVSKVISQRLR from the coding sequence GTGCATCTCAAGGCCCTGACCCTGCGTGGTTTCAAATCGTTCGCCTCCGCCACGACCCTGCGGTTCGAACCGGGGATCACGTGTGTCGTCGGTCCCAACGGTTCCGGCAAGTCCAATGTGGTGGATGCGCTCTCCTGGGTCATGGGTGAGCAGGGAGCCAAATCCCTGCGCGGCGGCAAGATGGAAGACGTGATCTTCGCCGGCACCACCGGGCGGCCGCCGCTCGGACGCGCCGAAGTATCGCTGACCATCGACAACGCGGATGGTGCGCTGCCCATCGAATACGCCGAAGTGACGATCACTCGGATCATGTTCCGCAACGGCGGCAGCGAATACCAGATCAACGGCGACACCTGCCGGCTCCTCGACATCCAGGAACTGCTCTCGGACTCCGGTATCGGCCGGGAGATGCACGTCATCGTGGGGCAGGGCCAGCTGGACTCCGTACTCCATGCCGATCCGATGGGGCGGCGCGCGTTCATCGAGGAAGCCGCAGGCGTGCTGAAGCACCGCAAGCGGAAGGAGAAGGCGCTGCGGAAACTGGACGCGATGGGGGCCAACCTGGCCCGCGTCCAGGATCTGACGGACGAACTGCGGCGGCAGCTGAAACCGTTGGGCCGGCAGGCGGCCGTGGCCCGGCGGGCCGCCGTCATCCAGGCCGATCTGCGCGACGCCCGCCTGCGGCTGCTCGCCGACGACCTGATGCGGCTGCGCAACGCGCTGCGCAGCGAGATCGCCGACGAAGCTGCCCTGAAGCAGCGACGGGAAGCGGCTGAGGCAGAGCTCAAAGCGGCTCTGGCACGTGAGGCGGAGCTGGAGGACGAGGTACGGCGGCTGGCGCCGCGGCTGCAGCGCGCCCAGCAGACCTGGTACGAGCTCTCGCAGCTGGCCGAACGGGTACGCGGCACGATCTCGCTCGCCGACGCCCGGGTGAAGAGCGCCACCGCCGCACCGGAGGAGGAGCGGCGCGGTCGCGACCCGGAGGACATGGAGCGCGAGGCCGCCCGGATCCGTGAGCAGGAGGCGGAGCTGGAAGCCGCGCTGGAGGCGGCGGAACACGCGCTGGAGGACACCGCCGCCCACCGGGCCGAACTGGAAAGGGAGTTGGCCGCCGAAGAACGCAGGCTCAAGGACGCGGCCCGAGCCATCGCGGACCGGCGCGAAGGGCTGGCGCGGCTGACCGGACAGGTCAATGCGGCCCGAAGCCGGGCCGGTTCGGCGCAGGCGGAGATCGACCGGCTGGCCGCCTCGCGCGACGAGGCGCAGGAGCGGGCGGCCGCAGCGCAGGAGGAGTACGAGCAGCTCAAGGCCGAGGTGGAGGGTCTGGACGCGGGCGACGCGGAGCTGGGCGAGCGCCACGATGCCGCCAGACGGGAGCTGGCGGAGGCGGAGGCGGCCCTCTCGGCCGCCCGGGAGGCCGCCACCGGTGCGGAGCGCAAGCGGGCGGCGGTAGCGGCCCGCCACGAGGCACTGGCCCTGGGCCTGCGCCGCAAGGACGGCACGGGGGTGCTGCTCGCCTCGAAGGACAGCCTGTCGGGTCTGCTCGGCCCGGCCGCGGAACTCCTGACGGTGGCCCCGGGCCACGAGGTGGCGGTGGCGGCGGCACTGGGCGCTGCGGCGGATGCGGTGGCCGTGACGGATCCGGCCACGGCAGCGAACGCGATCCGCCTGTTGCGCAAGCAGGACGCGGGGCGGGCGGCGTTGCTGCTGGGTGGCGCGGCGGGTGTGGGGCAGGTACCGGGTCAGGGCGCCCCGGCCCACGGTGTCGCCGGGCTCGCCGGGGCGTCCGGCCCGGTGCCTCGTGCGGCGGGCCCGGACGCCCCGCCGGCCGTGGCCGATCTTGTTCAGGGGCCCGCCGAGCTGATGGGCGCCGTGCGCGGGCTCGTGCGGGGCATGGTGGTCGTCCCCACGCTGGAGGACGCCGAGGATCTCGTTGCCGCGCATCCCGAGCTGACCGCCGTGACCGGCGAAGGAGATGTTCTGGGGGCCCACTTCGCGCACGGCGGGTCCGCCGGCGCGCCCAGTCTTCTCGAGGTGCAGGCGTCCGTCGACGAGGCCGCTGCCGAGCTGGCGGAACTTGCCGTTCGGTGCGCCGAGTTGGCCGAGGCCCAGCGGCTCGCGGGGGAGCGGCGCAGCGCCTGCGCCGAACTTGTGGAGGAGCTGGCGGAGCGGCGCAGGGCCGCCGAGCGGGAGAAGTCCGGGGTGGCCCAGCAGCTCGGGCGGCTTGCCGGGCAGGCGCGCGGCGCCGCGGGTGAGGCCGAGCGATCGGCCGCCTCCGCCGCCCGCGCCCAGGACGCCCTGGAGCGGGCGACCGAGGAGGCCGAGGAGCTGGCCGAGCGGCTGCTCGTGGCCGAGGAGATGCCGGTCGAGGAGGAGCCCGACCATTCCGTGCGCGACCGGCTCGCCGCCGACGGGGCCAATGCCCGCCAGACCGAGATGGAGGCCCGCCTCCAGGTGCGTACCCACGAGGAACGCGTCAAGGGGCTCGCCGGCCGCGCCGACTCCCTCGACCGCGGCGCCCGTGCCGAACGCGAGGCCCGCGCCCGCGCCGAGCAGCGCCGCACCCGGTTGCGCCACGAGGCCGCGGTCGCCTCAGCCGTCGCGTCCGGCGCCCGTCAGCTCCTCGCCCACGTCGAGGTGTCCGTCGTACGGGCCGAGGAGGAGCGGGTCGCGGCCGAGGCGGCGAAGGCGGAGCGCGAGCGGGAGCTGACCGCCGAGCGTGGCCACGGTCGTGAGCTCAAGGGCGAGCTGGACAAGCTGACCGACTCCGTCCACCGCGGCGAGGTGCTGGGCGCCGAGAAGCGGCTGCGGATAGAGCAGCTGGAGGCGAAGGCCCTCGAGGAGCTGGGCGTGGAGCCGGCCGGACTGGTCGGCGAGTACGGACCCGACCAGCTGGTGCCGCCGTCGCCGGCCGCGGAGGGCGAGGAGCTGCCGGAGGACCCGGAGCACCCGCGCAACCAGCCGAAGCCGTTCGTCAGGGCTGAGCAGGAGAAGCGGCTGAAGTCCGCCGAACGGGCGTACCAGCAACTCGGGAAGGTGAATCCGCTCGCCCTCGAGGAGTTCTCGGCGTTGGAGGAGCGGCACAAGTTCCTCTCCGAGCAGCTCGAAGACCTGAAGAAGACCCGGGCCGATCTGATGCAGGTGATCAAGGAGGTCGACGAGCGGGTCGAGCAGGTGTTCACGGAGGCATACCGGGACACGGCCCGCGAGTTCGAGGGCGTTTTCTCACGGCTCTTCCCGGGCGGCGAGGGCCGGCTCGTCCTGACCGATCCGGACAACATGCTGGCGACCGGTGTCGACGTCGAGGCCCGCCCGCCGGGCAAGAAGGTCAAGCGGCTCTCCCTGCTGTCGGGCGGCGAGCGGTCGCTGACGGCCGTCGCGTTGCTGGTCTCGATCTTCAAGGCGAGGCCGAGCCCGTTCTATGTGATGGACGAGGTCGAGGCCGCGCTCGACGACACCAATCTGCAGCGGCTGATCCGGATCATGGAGGAGCTCCAGGAGAGCTCGCAGCTCATCGTGATCACGCATCAGAAGCGGACGATGGAGGTCGCCGACGCGCTGTACGGCGTGTCGATGCAGGGTGACGGGGTCTCCAAGGTCATCAGCCAGCGGCTGCGCTGA